A window of the Cucurbita pepo subsp. pepo cultivar mu-cu-16 chromosome LG01, ASM280686v2, whole genome shotgun sequence genome harbors these coding sequences:
- the LOC111797549 gene encoding uncharacterized protein LOC111797549, with protein MRGVMRFGKKVKMIPRFIGPFDILERVDSVAYRLALPLAVAVVHNVFHMSMLYKCTLDPSHVIEYANLPLREDLSYEEVPIRIVATKIQKLGNKEISLVKVVWNNHPVEEATWELES; from the coding sequence ATGAGAGGGGTAATGAGATTCGGAAAGAAGGTCAAGATGATCCCAAGATTTATCGGTCCTTTCGACATCTTGGAGAGAGTTGATTCTGTGGCGTACCGACTAGCCTTGCCTCTTGCTGTAGCTGTTGTTCACAACGTGTTCCACATGTCTATGTTGTATAAGTGCACCCTAGATCCTTCTCATGTGATTGAGTATGCAAATCTTCCTTTGAGGGAGGACTTAAGTTACGAGGAGGTGCCCATCAGGATTGTAGCCACGAAAATACAGAAGCTTGGAAACAAGGAGATATCGCTTGTCAAGGTGGTATGGAACAACCATCCTGTTGAGGAAGCAACCTGGGAGTTAGAGAGCTGA
- the LOC111799763 gene encoding basic form of pathogenesis-related protein 1-like, with protein sequence MWTQTAPIMAAFIATFMFLLVLTNAQNAPRDYLALHNRARAKVGVGPMQWSNTVAAYAQAYAEKRKGDCAMIHSTGPYGENIAAGYYPEFTGADAVKLWANEKPLYDHALNKCVGGECGHYTQMVWRSSVRLGCARVL encoded by the coding sequence ATGTGGACTCAAACCGCTCCGATCATGGCTGCTTTCATTGCCACTTTCATGTTCCTCCTCGTCCTAACCAACGCTCAAAACGCCCCCCGTGACTACCTCGCGCTTCACAACCGCGCTCGAGCCAAGGTCGGTGTCGGCCCCATGCAATGGAGCAACACCGTGGCCGCGTACGCTCAAGCCTATgcggaaaaaagaaagggtgaCTGTGCCATGATTCACTCAACCGGGCCGTATGGAGAAAACATAGCCGCGGGCTACTACCCTGAGTTCACCGGGGCGGATGCGGTGAAGCTGTGGGCGAACGAGAAGCCGTTGTATGATCATGCGTTGAATAAATGCGTGGGTGGTGAATGTGGGCACTACACTCAGATGGTGTGGCGGAGCTCGGTGCGGCTTGGATGTGCTAGAGTGCTCTGA
- the LOC111799572 gene encoding UDP-glycosyltransferase 74E2-like, whose amino-acid sequence MEVGEGKVHILVIPFPDGQGHVNPILQFSKRLVLKGLKVTVLNTHEINNNAILNQVGGWGGSINVENKPREPYKGRDPETVEFYFHRLQTSTCFHLVKLITHHQTSNAPIACVVYDSLTPWVLDVARGFGLPGAPFFTESCAVNALFYHIYCGSLKIPSDKKSVSLPALPLLQDTDLPSLISNPHQYPVFLRMMTEQFCNQPDWMFINTFHALEPQVLQWMQSHMPLKTVGPTVPSILIDKGLMDDNNYGMNLIKSTEDDSKTIEWLDSKDSESIIYVSFGSVSELGEEQMKEIAWGLKASNKNFLWVIKEMETGELPNKFVEEMKEMKGKVVKWCSQVQVLGHKSVGCFVTHCGWNSVLEGLSSGVPMVAMPQWTDQITNAKFVEDVWKVGVRVSSNQNGLVGREEIELCIRKVMEGEKRIEMRQNASKWMKLAKEAMTEDGSSNKNIDEFVAQVQERKI is encoded by the exons atggaagtggGAGAAGGCAAGGTTCACATTCTGGTGATTCCTTTCCCAGACGGACAAGGGCACGTAAACCCCATCCTCCAATTCTCAAAACGCCTCGTCTTGAAAGGCCTTAAAGTCACTGTCCTCAACACCCATGAAATCAACAACAACGCCATTCTCAACCAGGTGGGCGGTTGGGGTGGCTCCATTAACGTGGAGAACAAGCCTCGAGAGCCCTACAAAGGCAGAGACCCAGAGACCGTGGAGTTCTACTTTCACCGCCTCCAAACCTCCACATGCTTCCACTTAGTCAAGCTCATCACTCACCATCAGACCTCCAACGCCCCAATTGCCTGCGTTGTGTACGATTCCCTCACTCCTTGGGTTCTGGATGTTGCTAGAGGATTTGGCCTTCCTGGGGCTCCCTTTTTCACCGAGTCCTGCGCTGTCAATGCCCTTTTTTATCACATATACTGTGGTTCCTTGAAGATTCCGTCTGATAAGAAGTCTGTGTCGCTGCCTGCGCTGCCACTTCTTCAGGACACCGACCTTCCTTCGCTGATTTCAAATCCCCATCAGTATCCGGTATTCCTCAGGATGATGACCGAACAGTTCTGTAACCAGCCTGATTGGATGTTCATCAACACTTTCCATGCGTTGGAACCACAA GTGTTACAGTGGATGCAAAGCCATATGCCTTTGAAGACCGTCGGACCAACAGTTCCATCCATACTCATAGACAAGGGGTTGATGGACGACAACAATTACGGCATgaatctaatcaaatcaacGGAAGATGACAGCAAAACCATCGAGTGGTTGGACTCTAAAGACAGCGAGTCTATCATTTACGTGTCGTTCGGGAGCGTATCGGAGCTAGGAGAAGAGCAAATGAAGGAGATAGCGTGGGGGCTGAAAGCAAGCAACAAAAACTTCCTTTGGGTCATTAAGGAAATGGAAACCGGAGAGCTTCCAAACAAGTTTGTTGAAGAGATGAAAGAGATGAAGGGGAAGGTGGTGAAGTGGTGCTCCCAAGTGCAAGTTTTAGGTCACAAGTCAGTGGGGTGCTTTGTTACTCACTGTGGTTGGAACTCGGTTTTGGAGGGCCTTAGCAGTGGAGTTCCAATGGTGGCAATGCCTCAATGGACGGACCAAATAACAAATGCCAAGTTCGTGGAAGACGTGTGGAAGGTTGGTGTGAGGGTTAGTTCAAACCAAAATGGGTTAGTTGGAAGAGAAGAGATAGAATTGTGTATTAGGAAAGTGATGGAGGGCGAGAAAAGGATTGAAATGAGACAAAATGCAAGCAAGTGGATGAAGTTGGCGAAGGAAGCTATGACGGAAGATGGGAGCTCTAATAAGAACATTGATGAGTTTGTTGCACAAGTTCAAGAACGTAAAATATGa